In one window of Mus pahari chromosome 3, PAHARI_EIJ_v1.1, whole genome shotgun sequence DNA:
- the Znf770 gene encoding zinc finger protein 770, with product MPLKNMMAENNFKMLKIQQCVANKLPRNRPYICNICYKHFETPSKLARHYLIHTGQKPFECDVCHKNFRQLVHLERHQLTHNLPFSCNICQRHFKNLKTFVKHQQLHNESYHNDVKVRRLLETKQEKPVYGMCNTFTADERRALHPCSKSDPTYSTTKRRKNIHACTICGKMFPSQSKLDRHSLIHTGQRPFKCVLCSKSFRQSTHLKIHQLTHSEERPFQCCFCQKGFKIQSKLLKHKQIHTRNKTFQNLPLKVKSPESCPLPNKFNAKQDAFESGDMGESEENNPLDVHSIYIVPFQCSECEECFESEQILNGHKCLPARGGRVPSRLKRSCNYKTIVKKLLDKLKRAGGKKSDNLQSEKRTFKSNYLKNCKRTSGKPNIEQTQRTFVGTLSRHSSYKTVSKKKKKTLALPFSWQKQFQSQNMGKSLQGILTTGSVLTMDGSVSNKDLSIYGSSGEEYFNNCDMLQCGFSDSSENIHTGHKMCPCDKCDKVFPSISKLQRHYLIHTGQRPFDCNVCGKSFRQSAHLKRHKLTHIEKIPYSSFWQVDFGNVNQLFIHPSNDVSYNASQQCEGLGSQSYESSESSQVSEIEVKVEPEDFLLGSHCRSRQSYLANTLVESEQSHHCYSYLGRPERSDGLLYQCSVCCKHFRSPSKLERHYLIHAGQKPFECSVCGKTFRQAPHWKRHQLTHFKERPQEKVVLDSTV from the coding sequence ATGCCACTGAAGAATATGATGGctgaaaacaactttaaaatgcTGAAGATTCAGCAATGTGTAGCCAACAAACTACCTAGGAACAGACCATATATTTGCAATATCTGCTACAAGCACTTTGAAACACCATCAAAATTAGCTAGGCATTATCTCATTCATACCGGTCAAAAGCCATTTGAATGTGATGTGTGTCATAAAAACTTTAGACAACTCGTTCATCTGGAGAGGCACCAGTTAACTCACAATCTGCCTTTTAGTTGTAATATTTGCCAGCGCCACTTTAAAAATCTGAAGACATTTGTAAAGCATCAGCAGCTTCACAATGAATCCTACCATAATGATGTTAAAGTCAGAAGACTGCTCGAGACCAAGCAAGAGAAGCCGGTGTATGGAATGTGTAATACTTTTACTGCAGATGAGAGACGGGCACTACACCCATGCTCTAAGTCTGATCCCACATACAGCACCacgaagagaagaaagaatattcatGCGTGTACGATCTGTGGCAAAATGTTTCCATCACAATCAAAACTTGATAGGCACTCACTTATTCACACCGGGCAGAGGCCTTTTAAATGTGTCCTGTGCAGTAAATCTTTCCGACAGTCAACCCACTTAAAAATCCACCAACTCACACATTCAGAAGAAAGACCTTTTCAATGTTGTTTTTGTCAAAAAGGATTTAAGATTCAAAGCAAACTTCTGAAGCATAAACAAATCCACACTAGGAATAAGACTTTTCAGAATCttcctttaaaagtaaaaagtcCTGAATCGTGTCCCCTACCTAATAAATTCAATGCAAAGCAGGATGCTTTTGAAAGTGGTGATATGGGTGAGTCTGAGGAGAATAATCCTCTTGATGTCCACTCCATTTATATTGTCCCTTTTCAGTGTTCAGAGTGTGAAGAATGTTTTGAGTCAGAGCAGATTCTCAATGGACACAAGTGTCTTCCTGCCAGAGGTGGCAGAGTTCCAAGCAGACTCAAAAGAAGCTGTAACTATAAGACCATTGTTAAAAAGCTCTTGGATAAACTTAAACGTGCTGGGGGTAAAAAATCAGATAACCTTCAATcagagaaaagaacatttaaaagcaACTACTTGAAAAATTGCAAACGTACTTCTGGTAAGCCGAACATAGAACAAACTCAGAGGACGTTTGTGGGTACTCTTAGCAGACATAGTTCATACAAGACAGTtagcaaaaaaaagaagaaaacactggcTTTGCCATTTTCTTGGCAAAAGCAGTTCCAGAGCCAAAACATGGGTAAGAGTTTGCAAGGCATCCTTACAACGGGAAGCGTATTAACTAtggatggttcagtcagtaataAAGACTTGTCAATCTATGGTTCATCAGGTGAGGAATACTTTAATAACTGTGACATGCTTCAGTGTGGTTTTTCAGATTCAAGTGAAAATATACATACTGGACATAAGATGTGTCCCTGTGATAAATGTGACAAAGTGTTTCCTTCTATTTCTAAGCTACAAAGGCACTATTTAATTCATACTGGACAGAGACCTTTCGACTGTAATGTTTGTGGAAAATCTTTCAGACAGTCAGCTCACTTAAAAAGGCATAAACTAACTCATATTGAAAAGATTCCTTACAGTTCTTTTTGGCAAGTAGACTTTGGAAATGTGAACCAACTTTTCATTCATCCAAGTAATGATGTTAGCTATAATGCCTCCCAACAGTGCGAGGGGCTTGGTTCCCAAAGCTATGAAAGTTCAGAGTCTAGTCAGGTATCAGAAATTGAAGTCAAGGTAGAACCAGAGGATTTTCTTCTTGGTTCCCACTGTAGGAGCAGGCAGTCTTACCTCGCCAACACACTAGTGGAGTCAGAGCAGAGCCATCATTGCTACAGTTACTTAGGCCGTCCTGAAAGAAGTGATGGACTCCTTTACCAGTGCAGTGTTTGTTGTAAACATTTCCGATCTCCATCCAAACTAGAAAGACACTATTTAATTCATGCAGGGCAGAAGCCATTTGAGTGTTCAGTCTGTGGCAAAACCTTTAGACAAGCACCTCATTGGAAGAGACATCAACTCACTCACTTTAAGGAACGACCTCAGGAGAAAGTGGTTCTAGATTCAACTGTGTAA